CCGGCGACATGCTGCGCGCGGCCGTGGCGGCCGGCACGCCCACGGGCCTGAAGGCGAAAGCGGTGATGGACGCCGGCAAGCTGGTCTCCGACGACATCCTGCTGGCGATGCTCGAAGAGCGCCTCTCGCAGGACGACGTGAAGAACGGTTTCATCCTCGACGGCTATCCGCGCAACCTGGCCCAGGCCGACGCGCTGGACCATCTGCTGGCCAAGATCGGCCAGCCGCTGGATGCGGTGGTGAAGCTCGACGTGCCGAACGAAACGATCATCGCCCGCTGCGAAATCCGTTTCGCCGCGGAGCATCGCAAGGACGACGACCCGGTGGTGGTGCGCGACCGGCTCAAGGTGTATGCCGAGCAGACCGCGCCGGTCGCCGATTTCTTCGAGCGCCGCGGCAAGCTGCAGGTGGTCGATGGCGTGGGTGAGCTCGACGAGGTCACCGGTCGCGTCAAGCGCGCGCTGGCCGACGAATCGGCCGCCGCGAACGGTTGATGTGCTTCCGGGCCGCCGCAAGGCGGCCCGATGGTTTTCGGGGCCGGCTTCGCCGCACCCGTTGTTTCAAGCGAACAGGTCTAGCATGCGTCTGCATATCCTCGGCATCTGCGGCACCTTCATGGGCGGCGTCGCCGCGCTGGCGCGCGAGCTCGGGCTCACCGTCGAGGGCTCCGACGCCAACGTCTATCCGCCGATGAG
The window above is part of the Dyella jiangningensis genome. Proteins encoded here:
- a CDS encoding adenylate kinase codes for the protein MRLVLLGPPGSGKGTQAARLKVELGVPHISTGDMLRAAVAAGTPTGLKAKAVMDAGKLVSDDILLAMLEERLSQDDVKNGFILDGYPRNLAQADALDHLLAKIGQPLDAVVKLDVPNETIIARCEIRFAAEHRKDDDPVVVRDRLKVYAEQTAPVADFFERRGKLQVVDGVGELDEVTGRVKRALADESAAANG